The following is a genomic window from Gemmatimonadaceae bacterium.
TCGTCTACCTGACGATCGGCATCTCGGGCGCGACGGCGCTGGCCGCCGAGGTGCTCTGGACGCGGATGCTGTCGCTGCTGCTCGGCGCCACGACATATACGTTTTCACTCATCCTTGCGGCGTTCCTGGTGGGGATCGGCATCGGGAGCAGCATCGGCTCGGTGATCGCGCGCTCGGTGGCCAACGCGCGGACGGCGCTGGGGTGGTGCCAGGCGCTGCTCGTCGTCGGCATGGCGTGGGCGGCGTATTCGAGCACGCAGATGCTTCCGTACTGGCCGGTGAATCCGGGGCTGGCCAGCAGTCCGCGGTTCCTGTTCGAGATCGACCTCGTGCGCTGCCTCTGGGTGGTGCTCCCGGCGGCGCTGTTGTGGGGGGCGAGCTTTCCCCTGGCGCTGGCCGGCGTCGGCTCGGGCGAGCGCGACGGCGGACGCCTGGTGGGGCGCGTGTACGCGGCCAATACCGTGGGGGCGATCATCGGCGCGCTGTGCGCGAGCCTGCTGCTCATCGCCTGGATCGGGACGCAGCAGTCGGAACGCGTGCTGATCGCGCTGGCCACGGTGAGCGCGCTGCTCATGCTGGTGCCGGTGCTGTCGCCGGACGCGACGCGGCTGCGCGTGAGCCGCACGGGCGCGGCGTGGGGCGTGGCCACGGTGGCGGCGGCGCTGTGGCTGGGCTCCACGGTGGCCCCGGTGCCGGGATTGCTGGTGGCCTACGGCCGCTGGATGGTGACCTACCTGCCGTATCAGGGGCAGATCATCTACGTGGGCGAGGGGATGAACTCGTCGGTGGCCGTGACGCGGTCGGCCGACGGCGTCATGAACTACCACAACGCGGGCAAGGTGCAGGCGTCGAGCGAACCGCAGGACATGCGGCTCCAACGCATGCTCGGGCACCTCACCACGCTGCTGCCGGCGAACCCGGCTTCGGTGCTGGTGATCGGCTGCGGAGCCGGCGTGACGGCGGGCGCGGTGTCGGTGGATCCGCGCGTGAAGCACGAGACGATCGCCGAGATCGAGCCGCTGGTGCCGCGCGTGGTGTCGAAGTACTTCGCGCCGTACAACTTCGACGTCGTGGCCAATCCCAAGGTGAGCGTGGTGATCGACGACGCCCGCCACTTCATCCTCACCACGGACCAGAAGTTCGACGCCGTCACCTCCGACCCGCTCGATCCGTGGGTGAAGGGCGCGGCCACGCTGTACACCAAGGAATTCTTCGACGTCGTGAAGCAGCATCTGAACCCCGGCGGGGTGGTGACGCTGTTCGTGCAGCTCTACGAGAGCAACACCGAGGCCGTGAAGAGCGAGGTGGCCACGTTCATGCAGGCCTTCCCCAACGGCATGGTGTTCGGCAACACCTACAACGGCGGCGGCTACGACATGGTGCTCGTGGGCTCCGTGGAGCCGATGACGATCAACGTCGACTCGATCGAGAAGCGCCTCGAGACGCCGGCCTACGCGCCGGTGGCGCGCTCGCTGAGCGAGATCGGCTTCTACTCGGCCACCGATCTGTTCTCGACGTTCGCGGCGCAGGGGCGGCAGCTGGCGCCCTGGCTGGCCGACGCGCAGATCAACCACGATCGCAACCTGCGGCTGCAGTACCTGGCCGGGCTGAGCCTCAACCAGTACAACCAGCAGGCCATCTACGCGCAGATGCTGCGGTACCGCGCGTATCCGCCGGATCTGTTCGCCGGCTCGCCGACGACGCTGCAGGCGCTGCACGCGGCGATCACGGGAGGCATGTAACCGCATGCGGTCCCGCCGCGTGCTGCCGCTGCTGCTCCTGCTGTTCGTCGGCAGCGGCTGCGCCGCGCTGATCTACGAGATCGTCTGGTTCCAGCTGCTGCAACTGGTGATCGGGTCCACCGCCGTGTCGCTGGGCGTGCTGCTGGGCACGTTCATGGGCGGGATGTGCATCGGCAGCCTGGCGCTGCCCCGCTACGTCTCGGCGCGGCCGCACCCGCTGCGCGTGTATGCGGCGCTGGAGCTGGGCATCGGCGCGATCGGGATCGCCGTGCTGTTCGCGATGCCGTATGCCGGCGGGCTGTACACGGCCGTCGCCGGCCAGGGGGTGATGGGGCTGTTCACGCGGGCGCTGCTGTGCGCGGTCTGCCTGCTGCCGCCCACGATTCTCATGGGCGCGTCACTGCCGGCCATTGCGCGCTGGATCGAGGCCACCCCCCGGGGCGTGTCGTGGCTGGGGTTCTTCTACGGCGGCAACACCGCCGGCGCCGTGGTGGGGTCGTTGCTCGCCGGGTTCTATCTGCTGCGCGTGCACGACATGCCGACCACGACGTACGTGGCGGCGGCGATCAACCTCGTGGTGGCGGGGCTGGCGTTCGCGCTGGCGGCGGTGACGCCACGCGACGCGGCCCCCGCGGCCCCCGCGGAACCGGCGGCCGGCGACGCGACGTTCGTGCGCCGGGCGTGGGCGGTGTACGTGGTGATCGCGCTCAGCGGCCTGGCGGCCCTCGGCGCCGAGGTGGTGTGGACGCGGCTCCTGTCGCTGCTCCTGGGCGGCACCACGTACACGTTCTCGATCATCCTCGGCGTGTTCCTCATCGGCATCGGCCTGGGGAGCAGCGCCGGCGCGTGGCTGGCGCGCCGCGAGGCCGCGGCGGCGTTCGCGCTGGGCGTCTGCCAGTTGCTGCTCGTGGCCACGGTGGCGTGGGCGGCGTACATGATCGCGCGCGCGCTGCCGTACTGGCCGGTGGACCCGGGGCTGTCGCCCAGTCCGCGGTACACGTTCGAGATCGATTTCGCGCGCACGCTCTGGACCGTGCTGCCGGCGGCGCTGCTCTGGGGCGCCAGCTTCCCGCTGGCCCTGGCGGCGGTGGCGGTGGCGGATCCGGCACAGGATCCGGGACGGCTGGTGGGCGGCGTGTACGCCGCCAACACCGTGGGAGCGATTCTCGGCGCGTTGCTGTTCAGCCTCTGGCTCATCCCGGCAGTGGGCACGCAGAACGCGCAGCGGGCGCTGATGCTGGTCTCGAGCGCGGCCGCGTTGTTGATGCTGGTGCCGCGGGGCCGGGGGTGGTCGCCGCTGGCGGCGGCGACGATCGCGGCCGGCGTGCTCATCGGCACCGTGCCGCGCATCCCGTTCGAGCTCATCGCCTACGGCCGCCAGATGCCGTGGCGGCTCAACGAGGTGAAGGAGTTGTACCGGGGCGAAGGCGTGAACTCGTCGATCGGCGTGTCCGAGGAACCGAACGGCGTGCGCAACTTCCACGTGAGCGGCAAGGTGGAAGCGTCCACCGAGCCGCAGGACATGCGGCTGCAGCGGATGCTGGGCAGCATCCCGGCGCTCTTCCATCCCGACCCCAGATCGGTGCTCGTGGTGGGGTTCGGCGCCGGCGTGACGGCGGGCTCGCTGCTGCCGTTCCCGAGTGTGCAGGACGTCCGCATCTGCGAGATCGAGCCGCTCATCCCGCCGCACATCGGGCCGTATTTTGCCGAGCAGAACTTCAACGTGCTCACCAACCCGCGCGTGCACATCACCTACGACGACGCGCGGCACTACATCCTCACCACCAACCGCACGTACGACATCATCACGTCCGACCCCATCCATCCGTGGGTGAAGGGCGCGGCGACGCTGTATACCAAGGAGTACTTCGAGCTGGTCAAGGCGCACCTGAATCCGGGGGGCCTCGTCACGCAGTGGGTGCCGCTGTACGAGAGCAACCAGGACGCGGTGAAGAGCGAGATCGCGACCTTCTTCGAGGTCTTCCCCAACGGCACCATCTGGGGCAACACCAACGGCGGGCAGGGCTACGACCTGGTGCTCCTGGGCCAGGTGGCGCCGCTCGCGCTCGACATCGACACGCTCGAGGCGCGGATGGCGCGCCCCGACCATGCGATGGCGGAGATGTCGTTGAGCACCGTGGGCTTCCCG
Proteins encoded in this region:
- a CDS encoding fused MFS/spermidine synthase, with protein sequence MSTRAQRPASRASTAPTPRYLPLLLLLFVGSGCAALIYEIVWFQLLSLNIGSSAVSLGVLLGTFMGGMCLGSLGLSRVVSARRHPLRVYAALEAAIGVFGVLVLYGLPYAGGIYTSIAAHGMQGLFLRGVVSAICLLPPTLLMGATLPAIARWVETTPAGVSWLGFFYGGNTAGAVFGSLLAGFYLLRVYDMTTATMVAVAINAGVALSAFALSTVTPHVAATGEAPAAEAAAPAPGAWLVYLTIGISGATALAAEVLWTRMLSLLLGATTYTFSLILAAFLVGIGIGSSIGSVIARSVANARTALGWCQALLVVGMAWAAYSSTQMLPYWPVNPGLASSPRFLFEIDLVRCLWVVLPAALLWGASFPLALAGVGSGERDGGRLVGRVYAANTVGAIIGALCASLLLIAWIGTQQSERVLIALATVSALLMLVPVLSPDATRLRVSRTGAAWGVATVAAALWLGSTVAPVPGLLVAYGRWMVTYLPYQGQIIYVGEGMNSSVAVTRSADGVMNYHNAGKVQASSEPQDMRLQRMLGHLTTLLPANPASVLVIGCGAGVTAGAVSVDPRVKHETIAEIEPLVPRVVSKYFAPYNFDVVANPKVSVVIDDARHFILTTDQKFDAVTSDPLDPWVKGAATLYTKEFFDVVKQHLNPGGVVTLFVQLYESNTEAVKSEVATFMQAFPNGMVFGNTYNGGGYDMVLVGSVEPMTINVDSIEKRLETPAYAPVARSLSEIGFYSATDLFSTFAAQGRQLAPWLADAQINHDRNLRLQYLAGLSLNQYNQQAIYAQMLRYRAYPPDLFAGSPTTLQALHAAITGGM
- a CDS encoding fused MFS/spermidine synthase, which codes for MRSRRVLPLLLLLFVGSGCAALIYEIVWFQLLQLVIGSTAVSLGVLLGTFMGGMCIGSLALPRYVSARPHPLRVYAALELGIGAIGIAVLFAMPYAGGLYTAVAGQGVMGLFTRALLCAVCLLPPTILMGASLPAIARWIEATPRGVSWLGFFYGGNTAGAVVGSLLAGFYLLRVHDMPTTTYVAAAINLVVAGLAFALAAVTPRDAAPAAPAEPAAGDATFVRRAWAVYVVIALSGLAALGAEVVWTRLLSLLLGGTTYTFSIILGVFLIGIGLGSSAGAWLARREAAAAFALGVCQLLLVATVAWAAYMIARALPYWPVDPGLSPSPRYTFEIDFARTLWTVLPAALLWGASFPLALAAVAVADPAQDPGRLVGGVYAANTVGAILGALLFSLWLIPAVGTQNAQRALMLVSSAAALLMLVPRGRGWSPLAAATIAAGVLIGTVPRIPFELIAYGRQMPWRLNEVKELYRGEGVNSSIGVSEEPNGVRNFHVSGKVEASTEPQDMRLQRMLGSIPALFHPDPRSVLVVGFGAGVTAGSLLPFPSVQDVRICEIEPLIPPHIGPYFAEQNFNVLTNPRVHITYDDARHYILTTNRTYDIITSDPIHPWVKGAATLYTKEYFELVKAHLNPGGLVTQWVPLYESNQDAVKSEIATFFEVFPNGTIWGNTNGGQGYDLVLLGQVAPLALDIDTLEARMARPDHAMAEMSLSTVGFPSVLDLLGTYAGRASDLAPWLKGAQINLDRNLRLQYLAGNTPDWYKSGPIYQGILAYRKFPADMITGSAAELGQLRSALTSFPGP